One Penaeus chinensis breed Huanghai No. 1 chromosome 12, ASM1920278v2, whole genome shotgun sequence DNA segment encodes these proteins:
- the LOC125031114 gene encoding uncharacterized protein DDB_G0286299-like produces the protein MVHIVFNEEIGATNEPKNKGWKKKPLQFVEPKEIKRKSAIGKKSFNYKENPMMTKCDGMWVKKEFVEEYDKLKSSLEGQLLEPKEKKMMLLKARRKAHKQLRMELLKKAEKKPKKLKDVQKTSSSQTNKNPQGKTKKGKKSKSQAEEKDSSEPKPKKAKKNKAELTTDKELSSPEEEIEGEKAVTDNKEKSKTPKKEKGKTKKSKIEKKEKSSGKSTAPKDSFMSIKFEESDIMTQFEGVWVKKAAIEELESVKRKNLESIFASRTNGNKSEDLSKSEKIVFHKSMQKKLKVEHRRLKNELKKQV, from the exons ATGGTTCATATAGTTTTTAATGAAGAAATAGGCGCAACTAATGAACCAAAGAATAAAGGATGGAAGAAAAAGCCCTTGCAGTTTGTAGAGCCCAAGGAAATCAAAAGGAAATCTGCCATCGGTAAAAAATCTTTCAACTACAAGGAAAATCCCATGATGACTAAATGTGATGGAATGTGGGTCAAGAAAGAATTTGTTGAAGAATATGATAAGCTGAAATCATCTCTTGAAGGACAACTCCTAGAACCAAAAGAA AAGAAGATGATGCTCCTAAAAGCCAGACGAAAAGCACATAAGCAACTCAGAATGGAACTGCTCAAGAAGGCAGAAAAGAAACCAAAGAAGCTTAAAGACGTCCAGAAGACATCCAGCTCCCAGACTAATAAGAATCCCCaaggtaaaacaaagaaagggaagaagtcaAAATCACAGGCAGAAGAAAAGGACTCGTCAGAACCAAAGCCCAAAAAAGCCAAGAAAAACAAGGCAGAATTAACTACCGATAAGGAGCTGTCTTCTcctgaggaggagatagaaggggagaaggcAGTGACAGATAACAAAGAGAAATCAAAAACACCCAAGAAGGAAAAAGGCAAGACCAAAAAGagcaagatagagaaaaaggagaaatcatCAGGCAAAAGCACTGCACCAAAGGATTCTTTCATGTCAATCAAGTTTGAAGAAAGTGACATCATGACCCAGTTTGAAGGGGTGTGGGTGAAAAAGGCAGCTATTGAAGAGCTTGaaagtgtaaaaagaaaaaatctagaaTCCATTTTTGCCAGTCGAACAAATGGGAACAAGTCAGAAGACCTTTCCAAGTCAGAAAAGATAGTCTTTCACAAGTCCATGCAGAAGAAGTTGAAAGTGGAGCATCGTAGATTAAAGAATGAGCTAAAGAAGCAAGTGTAA
- the LOC125031159 gene encoding organic cation transporter protein-like isoform X1 yields MDADSGASLDHLFEALGVGRWTLSVFLTYLCWAFLLPPFSLGGAFYNGAVDHWCNVPQLSNSSWTLEQRLNYSIPWEENRNLMRRSQCRMYVRDYEAVADLPWSSDLALTPEEEAGLETTSCSQWEYDTSIFHSTVASEWDLVCDRAYLSPLFQSFYYFGCAFGDPVLGFLSDKYGRKTVVFGVALIFTSMALTSALAHSYPVVLVAWFVMGIIHPICGVVYVKVVEACPTKHRTVVGILTTSPFALGGMVLSGWAYLIRDWRTLQLVCMAPAALLLAHLPFSDESPRWLAVKGRVDEAERVFAKAARWHGVTLPAQLPEILQKCKDQAVIDEKATGSEKSGAGKCGPFRKWINDVAVLVSSPALRRITLVMFGNFFFTGFTYWGISLAGNTFSQDPFLYMLFSSALEVPAYSIFAPIVMLFGRRRVLAANFAVCAAAILAILITPGNWTWVIFSLALVGKFFITGNYNLLYLVSSEVFPTCIRSRGLNLSSTMARLSSILSPFIIQIMGQTHWWAPSVFFGSSAAIGGLLSLLLPETSNQPLPDNIEELHALYSKDRISSAKIISREQEAFPLNNADNAATPAV; encoded by the exons ATGGACGCGGACTCAGGCGCCTCCTTGGACCACCTGTTCGAGGCTCTCGGGGTCGGCCGCTGGACCCTGTCGGTGTTCCTCACGTACTTGTGCT GggcattcctccttcctccattctccctggGCGGTGCCTTCTACAACGGCGCGGTGGACCACTGGTGCAACGTCCCTCAACTCAGCAACAGCTCCTGGACTCTAGAGCAACGACTCAATTACTCTATACCATG GGAGGAAAACAGGAATCTTATGAGGCGATCACAGTGCAGGATGTACGTAAGAGACTACGAAGCCGTTGCTGACCTTCCTTGGTCGTCTGACCTCGCTTTGACCCCTGAGGAAGAGGCGGGTTTGGAAACGACTTCGTGCAGCCAGTGGGAGTATGACACCTCAATATTTCACTCGACGGTCGCAAGTGAG TGGGACCTGGTGTGCGACCGGGCTTACCTCAGCCCCTTGTTCCAGAGTTTCTACTACTTCGGCTGCGCCTTCGGGGACCCTGTGCTCGGATTTCTCTCGGACAA ATACGGCCGGAAAACTGTAGTGTTCGGAGTGGCTCTGATATTCACCTCGATGGCTCTGACTTCGGCGCTAGCACACAGTTACCCTGTGGTGCTCGTAGCATGGTTTGTTATGGGCATAATACATCCTATTTGTGGTGTTGTCTATGTCAAAG TGGTTGAGGCTTGTCCAACTAAACATCGTACTGTAGTCGGTATACTGACGACGTCCCCGTTTGCCCTTGGCGGGATGGTCCTCAGCGGATGGGCGTACCTCATCCGGGACTGGCGCACCCTCCAGCTGGTGTGCATGGCGCCCGCGGCCCTGCTTCTGGCTCATCTGCC TTTCAGCGACGAGTCCCCACGTTGGCTGGCGGTGAAGGGTAGGGTTGATGAGGCGGAGCGGGTTTTCGCCAAAGCGGCGCGCTGGCACGGCGTTACCCTGCCTGCCCAATTGCCCGAAATCCTTCAGAAGTGCAAGGATCAGGCGGTGATAGACGAG AAGGCAACGGGGTCCGAGAAGAGCGGCGCAGGCAAGTGCGGGCCGTTTCGGAAGTGGATAAACGACGTCGCCGTGCTAGTGTCAAGCCCCGCCCTCAGGAGGATTACGCTGGTTATGTTCGGCAACTTCTTCTTCACCGGCTTCACCTACTGGGGCATCAGCCTCGCCGGAAACACCTTCAG CCAGGACCCGTTCCTGTACATGCTGTTCAGCAGCGCGCTGGAGGTCCCCGCCTACTCTATCTTTGCCCCCATCGTCATGCTGTTCGGTCGGCGCCGTGTCCTCGCCGCTAACTTTGCTGTGTGTGCTGCAGCCATTCTCGCCATCCTTATTACTCCCGGCA ACTGGACTTGGGTCATCTTTTCCCTTGCGCTGGTTGGAAAGTTCTTCATCACTGGAAACTATAACTTACTCTACCTAGTGAGTTCAGAAGTGTTCCCTACGTGTATTAGATCAAGAGGCCTGAACCTCTCCTCGACCATGGCGCGTCTCAGCTCTATTCTCTCACCTTTCATCATTCAAATCATG GGCCAGACGCATTGGTGGGCGCCATCGGTGTTCTTTGGCAGCAGCGCCGCCATCGGCGGACTCCTGTCATTGCTGCTGCCTGAAACCAGCAACCAACCGCTGCCGGACAATATTGAGGAACTTCACGCGCTTTACAGTAAAGATCGAATATCGTCTGCCAAGATTATCTCCAGGGAACAGGAAGCATTTCCTTTGAATAACGCAGACAACGCCGCAACCCCAGCTGTTTAA
- the LOC125031159 gene encoding organic cation transporter protein-like isoform X2, with protein MPSAPTALISRAFLLPPFSLGGAFYNGAVDHWCNVPQLSNSSWTLEQRLNYSIPWEENRNLMRRSQCRMYVRDYEAVADLPWSSDLALTPEEEAGLETTSCSQWEYDTSIFHSTVASEWDLVCDRAYLSPLFQSFYYFGCAFGDPVLGFLSDKYGRKTVVFGVALIFTSMALTSALAHSYPVVLVAWFVMGIIHPICGVVYVKVVEACPTKHRTVVGILTTSPFALGGMVLSGWAYLIRDWRTLQLVCMAPAALLLAHLPFSDESPRWLAVKGRVDEAERVFAKAARWHGVTLPAQLPEILQKCKDQAVIDEKATGSEKSGAGKCGPFRKWINDVAVLVSSPALRRITLVMFGNFFFTGFTYWGISLAGNTFSQDPFLYMLFSSALEVPAYSIFAPIVMLFGRRRVLAANFAVCAAAILAILITPGNWTWVIFSLALVGKFFITGNYNLLYLVSSEVFPTCIRSRGLNLSSTMARLSSILSPFIIQIMGQTHWWAPSVFFGSSAAIGGLLSLLLPETSNQPLPDNIEELHALYSKDRISSAKIISREQEAFPLNNADNAATPAV; from the exons atgccatctgctcccacagcattaATTTCAC GggcattcctccttcctccattctccctggGCGGTGCCTTCTACAACGGCGCGGTGGACCACTGGTGCAACGTCCCTCAACTCAGCAACAGCTCCTGGACTCTAGAGCAACGACTCAATTACTCTATACCATG GGAGGAAAACAGGAATCTTATGAGGCGATCACAGTGCAGGATGTACGTAAGAGACTACGAAGCCGTTGCTGACCTTCCTTGGTCGTCTGACCTCGCTTTGACCCCTGAGGAAGAGGCGGGTTTGGAAACGACTTCGTGCAGCCAGTGGGAGTATGACACCTCAATATTTCACTCGACGGTCGCAAGTGAG TGGGACCTGGTGTGCGACCGGGCTTACCTCAGCCCCTTGTTCCAGAGTTTCTACTACTTCGGCTGCGCCTTCGGGGACCCTGTGCTCGGATTTCTCTCGGACAA ATACGGCCGGAAAACTGTAGTGTTCGGAGTGGCTCTGATATTCACCTCGATGGCTCTGACTTCGGCGCTAGCACACAGTTACCCTGTGGTGCTCGTAGCATGGTTTGTTATGGGCATAATACATCCTATTTGTGGTGTTGTCTATGTCAAAG TGGTTGAGGCTTGTCCAACTAAACATCGTACTGTAGTCGGTATACTGACGACGTCCCCGTTTGCCCTTGGCGGGATGGTCCTCAGCGGATGGGCGTACCTCATCCGGGACTGGCGCACCCTCCAGCTGGTGTGCATGGCGCCCGCGGCCCTGCTTCTGGCTCATCTGCC TTTCAGCGACGAGTCCCCACGTTGGCTGGCGGTGAAGGGTAGGGTTGATGAGGCGGAGCGGGTTTTCGCCAAAGCGGCGCGCTGGCACGGCGTTACCCTGCCTGCCCAATTGCCCGAAATCCTTCAGAAGTGCAAGGATCAGGCGGTGATAGACGAG AAGGCAACGGGGTCCGAGAAGAGCGGCGCAGGCAAGTGCGGGCCGTTTCGGAAGTGGATAAACGACGTCGCCGTGCTAGTGTCAAGCCCCGCCCTCAGGAGGATTACGCTGGTTATGTTCGGCAACTTCTTCTTCACCGGCTTCACCTACTGGGGCATCAGCCTCGCCGGAAACACCTTCAG CCAGGACCCGTTCCTGTACATGCTGTTCAGCAGCGCGCTGGAGGTCCCCGCCTACTCTATCTTTGCCCCCATCGTCATGCTGTTCGGTCGGCGCCGTGTCCTCGCCGCTAACTTTGCTGTGTGTGCTGCAGCCATTCTCGCCATCCTTATTACTCCCGGCA ACTGGACTTGGGTCATCTTTTCCCTTGCGCTGGTTGGAAAGTTCTTCATCACTGGAAACTATAACTTACTCTACCTAGTGAGTTCAGAAGTGTTCCCTACGTGTATTAGATCAAGAGGCCTGAACCTCTCCTCGACCATGGCGCGTCTCAGCTCTATTCTCTCACCTTTCATCATTCAAATCATG GGCCAGACGCATTGGTGGGCGCCATCGGTGTTCTTTGGCAGCAGCGCCGCCATCGGCGGACTCCTGTCATTGCTGCTGCCTGAAACCAGCAACCAACCGCTGCCGGACAATATTGAGGAACTTCACGCGCTTTACAGTAAAGATCGAATATCGTCTGCCAAGATTATCTCCAGGGAACAGGAAGCATTTCCTTTGAATAACGCAGACAACGCCGCAACCCCAGCTGTTTAA